DNA from Sphingomonas sp. SUN039:
TTGGCAATGGTCATCACGCCGATTTCACCCGCCGGGGCATCGTCGCCGATCTCGTGAAACACGCGGCCATTGTTTTTGAAGCTGGGAGAAACCGGATCGTAATGGCCGTTGATCGCGACATGGGTGACGACGGGAATGCGGTGCTCGACGAATTTTGCCCAGACCGGATCGAAATCGGGATGAGTGAACGACCGCCCCGCATCATTGCCCTCGTTGGTGTCGACCGCGAACGTATAGCACCCGTCGGCCAGCCCCTGTTCGATCATCTCGATGGCCTTGTCAGGGCCGAAGCCTAGCGGGACATAGCCGACCGCGCGCATCCGGCGGTCGTCCTTGCAGAAATTGCCCATCGCGCGATTGAGCGCGCGTGCCCCTGCTTCACGCACGGCTGCATCGGGATCGTGGTAGAACTGGTGGAAGGTGAAGGTCGCCAGCACCAGCTGCACTTCATAGCCGAAAAGGTCGATGGCGCGTGCGCGCTCGACGGGATCGAAGGCACCCAGTCGCCCCCAGCCGACCTTGGTATTATCGAGAATCTGCGCTTCGTATTCCGCCGTCAGCGCGGCATCTCCCTGGCGGGCAAGGAATTGTTCGCGGCCCAGTTCCAGCCGCTCGCGCTTCTGGATGACCGGCTTCTGGTCGAGCATAGACGGAATTTTGGCCTTCTCGTCGGCGCTCGCCGTGTCGAGCAGGAAGTTTTCGAGTTCGATCAGATGGCTGTCGACGTCGATAATGCGCCGCGTGCCTGCATAGGTCATGTCCATCTCCTCTCGGTGTGCCGATCTTGCGTCGGGCTAGGATGTAACTGCTTCGGTCAACCACGACTCAGGCTTTATTATATAAAAGGTCAATATATCAGCTCGCTTCGGCGGTCAAACCTTGATTGCCGACAAGGCCGCCCAGTCACCGGCCGGCTTCGACCCGGGCGCAGATGTCGGGGTCCGCCAATGCTGCGATTGCCAACGCCGCACCCGCCGTCCGCAGCTCGACGATCTCGATGAGGTTACCCTCGGGATCGCTGCCGAGAATCGCACGGAGCCGGTCGCTTTCCAGACTCTCGGTCAACAGCGCTCCGCCAAGCGCGACCAGCCGCGCCGCGTCCGCGTCGAGATCGTCGCTTTCGAGACATAGGCGACCGTAGCCGGAGTCGAAAGGATGGCGCGCCGGTTCCGTCGGACTCGTCGGTGTATGAAACTGCCAGAGTTCGAGCTGCAGATTGCCCGCCGGCAACCATGCACCCTCGAGCTGCGCATCGACCAGCCCGCCCATCCGGTCGAGCTGCGGCCCCGGCCCGAACCGGCCCCGGCTGTTGGGTTCTGTTGCAAACAGGGCGCTGTAAAATGTGACTGCCGCGTCCATATCGCGCGTCACCAGCGCCACATGCGCCAGCCATGTCGGCTCACCGACCGGGGCATAGGGCAGCCCCTCGATCTCCATGATGTTGTCTTCGGGATCGCGTGCATAGGCATATTGGTTGCCGGTGCCGAGATCGAGGGGAGCAGCGATCAGGCTGCCGCCCTGCGCGGCAACGGCGGTGGCGAGCGGCGCGACATCGTGGTTCTGCACGCAGAAATGGCGGATGCCCGGGCGGTTGATCGGGTTGGCGACGGGTGCAGGCGCGCCGGCCGTCCAGTGCGGCGCGACCAGCAAGAGATAGCCATTGCGCCCCGCCAGCAGGCAATGATCGAAGCCCATCCCGCCGATTTGGCGATCGACGACTGCCAGCGCTGCCGCACCGGCTCCGGGCAGCGGCTTCATGCCCGCGATTGCCCCATAATAGCGCTGCGCCGCGTCTAGGTCGCAGACGACGAGCGTCACATGGTGGATGCCCTTGATCATCGCTGCTCCTCTATGCGCTCAAGGGGCACAGGAGGCCATGCCCGGGAGTTGTCCGGGCACAGCCTCCGGTCGAAAATGCTGCCGTTCAGAACTTGCCGCGCAACGTGACCTTCCACGTCCGCGGATCGCCGATGAACTGCGTCGCCGACGTCCCGTCGAGCTGGCGATACGAGCTGCCGAGGATGTAATGGGCGTAAACCTGATCGGTCGCATTCTCGACCGAGAAGGTGATGCCGTACCGGTTGCCCGGGCCATTGAGTCCGGCGCGCAGGTTGAGCAAGCCATAGGCCGCGACATCGGCGTAGGGCGCACCGTTCAGGTCGGTGTTCTTGCCCGATTGCCAGCTCCACTCGGCACGCAGGAAGCCCTCGAAATCGGAGCTGCCGAACTTGGTGCGATAGTCGCCGACGATCGAATAGAAGTCATGCGCGTTGTCGCGGAAGCGCTTGCCGTTGAGTGCCGGGTTCGCGGTGAACTTCGCGATGGTCACGTCGTTCAGCGTATAGGAACCGCTGAGCGTCAGGCCTGGCAACGCCTTTGGCCGCAGGATAACCTCGGCCTCGATCCCCTTCGACTTCAACAGGTCGATACCGATGTTGAGCGCCGCGCCGACCGCCGTCTGCGTGATCGTCTGGAGATTCTCCAGATCCTGGCTGTACAGCGTGATGTTGGTCGTCAGCGCCTTGTCGAACAACTGCGTTCTGATCCCGGCTTCCCACAAGGTCGGGATTTCGGGCTTGAGCACCGGCAGACCGCCCGGCGTCAGCACAGCGGCTGCGTTGACGCTTTCAGCCACATCGATGCCCGGCCCCTTGTAGCCGCGCGACCACGACACATAGGTCATCACATCGTCGGTCCAGAAATAGCGCCCGATAATGCGGCCCGAGAAATTATCGTTTTTGAAGGGCTGGATACCGACCAGGTCGGTGCCGAAGAACGCCGCAAACGGGGCCGCCGGATTGATCGCGATCGACCGGCGATTGTAGGTCGCGAGCAGCGAGTCATGCGTGTAGCGCCCGCCGATCACGATCGAGGCTTTGGGCGACAGGTTGAACGTCGCCTCGCCGAACACCGCATAGCTGTTCGTCGCCACCGTACGGTCGGCAAGCGTCCGGACGTTGAAGAATGGGGCGAAGGGCAAGCCGAATTCAATATCGACGCGGCCTTTCGCTTCCAGATCCTGATGGAAATAGAACAGGCCAGCGACATAATCGATCGACGAGCCGATCTTGCCGTTCAGGCGCAATTCCTGCGTGAATTGCTCGGTCGCAACCGTGGTGCCGTTACGGCTGTTGAGGTTCGAGTTGGAAACGCCATCAGCCTCGTTGAACTCGTCGATGCTCCATTTGCGCCATGCGGTGATCGAGGTCAGCGATGCCGGGCCGAAATCATAGTCCAGGTTGAGCGCGACCCCGCCGAACTTCGTGCCTTCGAAAATCCGGTCGCCCCGGACGCCCACTCGTCGATTCTCCGGTCCGGGAACGATGTTGAGCGCCGTAAGCGCGTCGCGCAGTTGCAGCACACCGGTGTTGGTCGCGAAGGGGATAGCACCCGAGGCGGGGCCCGCAACCCGGTAGGTCGGCTGGCAGCAACGGTTCTGCCCGCGCCCGATATCGCCGGTCAGGACGACGGTGAGCGCATCGGTCGGCTGGAACAGCAGCTTGCCGCGCAGGGCGTAAGTGTCACGATTATTGAGGTCGGGCTGGCCGGCAATCGCGTTGGTCAGCACGCCGTCGCGACGGTTATAGGTACCCGTTAGGCGGAACGCGACCTTGTCGCCTGCCACCGGACCGGTCACTGTCCCACGCAGCTTGGTTTCGTTGAAGCTGCCATAGCTCGCTTCGACGCTGCCGCCGAAATCGAATTCGGGATTGTTGGTCTGGATGTTGATGACGCCTGCCGATGCGTTCTTGCCGAACAACGTGCCCTGCGGCCCCTTGATCAGTTCGATCGATTTGATGTCGAGAAAGTCGGTAAACCCTTGTGCCTCGCGGCCGAGGACGACCCCGTCGACCACGGTCGATACACTCGATTCGAAACCATCGCTGAAGCTGAAGGTGGAAATGCCGCGCACCTTGGTGCCGGTCGCACGCGATGTGTTGAGCGGCGAAATGCTGATACCGGGCACGAAGCGGACGGCATCGGCAAGCTGCACGATGCCGGTGCGCTCGATGAATTCGCCGGTGACGACCGACACGGCAAGCGGCGCATCCTGCAGCGTTTCGCGGGTTTTGCGCGCGGTGACGATGATGTCGTTCGGCGCGGCCCCCTCGGCTGCAGGTGCAGCCTGCGCGTGGGCGGGTGCGAACGGCAAGGCGACTGCCATGACCGACGACAACCAGATGCTTTTTTTGAGCGATTTCATATTCAGGCCCTCTCCGATTCCCTGACAAGCCGCCGTCCGGGCCTGTGGCTCCGGATCGTTCGGCATTCCCGATTCTTATTATGTATTTAGTCATTTAGCAAGAATTTGATTCAAAGCCGCACGTGGCGTAAAAACGTATAAATATCAATCAATTTAGATACAAAACGTACGATTTGATTGACCTATGGTGTAATAATTATAGGTAGATATTCGGCAAGACGAGGTGGGGATATGACGAACGCTGACGGACTCAAGGGCAAGGTGGCACTGATCACCGGCGCTGCGCGCGGGATCGGCATGGCCGCAGCGATCCGTCTCGCCCGCGACGGTGCCGATATCGTTGCGCTCGATCTGGCAGGATCGCCCTGGAACGAGCTGCACGACGAAGTGGCGCAGGCCGGTCGCAACCTCCTTGCGTGCGAAGGCGATGTCGCGGACGAAGTGACATGGGAAGAAACCATGGCGCGGGTCCGCGCTCAGTTCGGACGGATCGACATCCTGTTCAACAATGCGGGCATTTCCGGCCCGGCGTGCCCGCTGCAGGACTATCCTCTGGACGAATTCGATCGGGTCATGCGAGTCAACTGCCGGGGCGTGTTTCTCGGCATGAAATTCGGTGCCGAAGCCATGCGCGGTGGCAGCGGCTCGATCATCAATATGTCATCGGTGTCGGGCATCGGCGGCGGGCGCTCGCTGTTTGCCTATAACGCCAGCAAGCACGCGGTGATCGGGATGACCAAGGTCGGCGCGGTCGAACTGGCCGAACACGGCATCCGGGTGAACGCCATCTGTCCGGCGATGACCGAAACCGCGATGATGCTCGATCTCGAAATCGGCAAGAACACCGACGAGATTGCCGCGTTGCGGGGACATTTCAACGCGATGATTCCTCTAGGGCGTTACGCTGCTCCTGCGGAAATCGCGTCGGTCGTTTCGTTTTTGGCGAGCGATGCGGCGTCGTTCGTCAACGGCGCGGCAATTCCGGTCGATGGTGGGCTCAAGGCGCAATAGGCACGTGCACTATGGGCAGCGGTGGTATCAGGCCGCGGAGGACAGGTCCGCTTTCCCGTATTTCTCCTCCAGCGCGACGAGACTGCCCTTGAACAGGCAGAATACGATCTCCTCGATCTTGCGGCGACCGACGACGCCCTGGCTTACCAGTTCCCCCGCTGCGCCCGTCAGGCCCATCGATACCTCGGTCGTCAGGATCGCCACGTCGCGCGGCACATTGAAATTGTGCACCATTTCTGTCGCCAGCCGGTCGACGACGCGCTGACGGCTTTCGCGTTCGAGTGCCTGAAACGCGGCGGTTATCGAAGGTTCGCCCATTAGCCGTTGAATATGCATGCCGTTCTTCTCGGCATGTTTGAGGTAGGTACGCGTGGTGAAGCGGATCAGTTCGTCGAATGTCTTGGCCTCGCTGACCGCAATCGCCTGCAACTCCCACAGGCGTCGCTGGTCGCGCACCAGCAACTCCTGGAGCAGCGTAGTGACGTTCTGGAAATAGGCATATACCAGCGGCTTGCTGACCCCCGCCTCACGCCCGACCCGCTCCATGGTCACCGCCGAAATGCCTTCGGCGGCGACGAGAATGGCCGCCTTATCGAGAATCATGTGTTTGCGGACTGCCGGATCGAGACGGCGCGTCGTTTTCTTGGCAACCTCGGTTATCGACATGGGCGAACTTTGTTCCAGCGAAACGGCGTGCGGACTGCCGCGATACCAAGCCGTGCCGCCGTTGTCATCGCATCATAGCACAGCATCGGACGTTATGGTCCCCCGCAAGCGTAACGGGCCACAGCAATACGTGCCTCGTCCCAATATAATTGACTCTAGTTATAATTAATCTACGTTTCCCGCGTATCGGCAGAAAGCCGGATCGAGATTTAAGGGGGAAGCATATGCGAAAGAGGCGATTTTTCTTCGCGACCCTTGCGATCGTGCTCATCGGAGGCACAACCTTGGCCTATGTCACGACACCGACGGTCCATGCGGGCCAGGTCGGCGAAGCCCCCGAACTCGGCCGGACGGGAGCGTTCCGCATCGGCACGGCGGTGGCGCACTATACGATGCCGGGCCGCAGCCGCATCACTAGCTGGGGGGCAGTGACCGGCAATCTGCAAGTCGCCGACCGCACCCTGCCTGTCCGCATCTGGTATCCGGCCGACGCCGCTACGGGCGGGGCACCGGTCCATTATGACCATGTCATGAAATTTCCGGGCAAGCCGCCGCTGTCGCTGGTCAGCCAGGGCATTGCCATTGCCGGTGCCGCGCCGCTGAAGGGCAAGAAATTTCCGCTTGTGATCATGTCGCACGGCTATGGCGGATGGAGCACGCAATTCAGCAATCTCGCCGAACACATTGCGTCGCACGGCTATGTCGTCGCGTCGATCGACCATGAGGACATGCCCGTCGAAGGCGTCAGCTCTTTCCTGCTCTCGTTCGGCAATGTGCTGGTCGACCGCACGCTCGACCAGCGCCAGATACTCGCCCAGATGTTGGCCAATGCGCGCGACCGGAAATCGCCATGGCTCGATCTGGTCGATCCGCAGAATATCGGGCTCATCGGGTATTCGATGGGGGGCTATGGCGCGCTGGCGACCGCAGGTGCGTCCTATAGCTTCGACGGCGACCCGATGGCGAAAATCCCCGGGGCGGCGAAGAGCCAGTTGCGCGAAGCCACCAGCCAACCGGCACCGATCAAGGCGCTTGTCACGGTTTCGCCCTGGGGCGGCCAGCCTGACAGCCGCGCGTGGAACGCAGATGGGCTGTCGAAGATCAAAATGCCTGTCCTGATGCTGGTCGGCAATCAGGACGATGTCGTCAATTTCAAGGACGGCGTGTCATGGCTGTTCCGCAACCTGACTGGCACCGAGCGCCACATGCTGGTCTATCGCGAAGCGCGGCACAACATCATCGGGAACGAATTCCGGCTGAACCCGGACACGCAGTGGAACGCCTATGAATTCCTGACCGAGCCGGTGTGGCGCAGTGAGCGGCTGAACGCGATCAACCAGCATTTCGTGACCGCGTTCCTCGACCTGACGCTGAAGGGTGACGCGTCAAAGCGCGCCTATCTCGATGTGCCGACCGTCGATGCCAACGCGGGCGAATGGCCGCTGTCGTTCGCCGAACAGCTCAACGGGACGATGGCCGGGGCCGAGCAACCGAAATACTGGCGCGGGTTCCAGCGTCGCTGGGCAGCGGGCCTCGAAATGCACCGGGCAGTCGCGGGGCGGCCGGGCAACTAACCGCCGGCGCTCTCAGCCCGGGTGGATCGTCTGCCCGCCGTCGAGGACCAAAGTCTGCCCGGTCATGAACCGGCTTTCGGGCGCGGCGAGGAAGACAGCGATCCCTTCCATATCCTCGAGCTTGCCCACTTCTCCCGACGCCGAGCGCCGCTTGCACGCATCGCGGAACGCTTGTGAGGTATCGAGCGACATGTCGGTTTCGATATAGCCCGGCAGGATCGCGTTGACCTGAATATTGGCGCGCCCCAGTTCGATTGCCAGCGCGCGGGTCAGGCC
Protein-coding regions in this window:
- a CDS encoding TonB-dependent receptor; protein product: MKSLKKSIWLSSVMAVALPFAPAHAQAAPAAEGAAPNDIIVTARKTRETLQDAPLAVSVVTGEFIERTGIVQLADAVRFVPGISISPLNTSRATGTKVRGISTFSFSDGFESSVSTVVDGVVLGREAQGFTDFLDIKSIELIKGPQGTLFGKNASAGVINIQTNNPEFDFGGSVEASYGSFNETKLRGTVTGPVAGDKVAFRLTGTYNRRDGVLTNAIAGQPDLNNRDTYALRGKLLFQPTDALTVVLTGDIGRGQNRCCQPTYRVAGPASGAIPFATNTGVLQLRDALTALNIVPGPENRRVGVRGDRIFEGTKFGGVALNLDYDFGPASLTSITAWRKWSIDEFNEADGVSNSNLNSRNGTTVATEQFTQELRLNGKIGSSIDYVAGLFYFHQDLEAKGRVDIEFGLPFAPFFNVRTLADRTVATNSYAVFGEATFNLSPKASIVIGGRYTHDSLLATYNRRSIAINPAAPFAAFFGTDLVGIQPFKNDNFSGRIIGRYFWTDDVMTYVSWSRGYKGPGIDVAESVNAAAVLTPGGLPVLKPEIPTLWEAGIRTQLFDKALTTNITLYSQDLENLQTITQTAVGAALNIGIDLLKSKGIEAEVILRPKALPGLTLSGSYTLNDVTIAKFTANPALNGKRFRDNAHDFYSIVGDYRTKFGSSDFEGFLRAEWSWQSGKNTDLNGAPYADVAAYGLLNLRAGLNGPGNRYGITFSVENATDQVYAHYILGSSYRQLDGTSATQFIGDPRTWKVTLRGKF
- a CDS encoding TetR/AcrR family transcriptional regulator; this translates as MSITEVAKKTTRRLDPAVRKHMILDKAAILVAAEGISAVTMERVGREAGVSKPLVYAYFQNVTTLLQELLVRDQRRLWELQAIAVSEAKTFDELIRFTTRTYLKHAEKNGMHIQRLMGEPSITAAFQALERESRQRVVDRLATEMVHNFNVPRDVAILTTEVSMGLTGAAGELVSQGVVGRRKIEEIVFCLFKGSLVALEEKYGKADLSSAA
- a CDS encoding amidohydrolase family protein, which translates into the protein MTYAGTRRIIDVDSHLIELENFLLDTASADEKAKIPSMLDQKPVIQKRERLELGREQFLARQGDAALTAEYEAQILDNTKVGWGRLGAFDPVERARAIDLFGYEVQLVLATFTFHQFYHDPDAAVREAGARALNRAMGNFCKDDRRMRAVGYVPLGFGPDKAIEMIEQGLADGCYTFAVDTNEGNDAGRSFTHPDFDPVWAKFVEHRIPVVTHVAINGHYDPVSPSFKNNGRVFHEIGDDAPAGEIGVMTIANSVQLFLGAMIYDGVFERHPALRVISMEHGCLWLPGWLKMIDFTANVFKRLRPFAELPSVTAKRHIKVAPFAGEPVGWVIEQVGPGMLVYASDYPHPEGSGDPIGKFEETMTDCDQATLDAFYFDNMAEVMNLARA
- a CDS encoding VOC family protein, translating into MIKGIHHVTLVVCDLDAAQRYYGAIAGMKPLPGAGAAALAVVDRQIGGMGFDHCLLAGRNGYLLLVAPHWTAGAPAPVANPINRPGIRHFCVQNHDVAPLATAVAAQGGSLIAAPLDLGTGNQYAYARDPEDNIMEIEGLPYAPVGEPTWLAHVALVTRDMDAAVTFYSALFATEPNSRGRFGPGPQLDRMGGLVDAQLEGAWLPAGNLQLELWQFHTPTSPTEPARHPFDSGYGRLCLESDDLDADAARLVALGGALLTESLESDRLRAILGSDPEGNLIEIVELRTAGAALAIAALADPDICARVEAGR
- a CDS encoding SDR family NAD(P)-dependent oxidoreductase; translation: MTNADGLKGKVALITGAARGIGMAAAIRLARDGADIVALDLAGSPWNELHDEVAQAGRNLLACEGDVADEVTWEETMARVRAQFGRIDILFNNAGISGPACPLQDYPLDEFDRVMRVNCRGVFLGMKFGAEAMRGGSGSIINMSSVSGIGGGRSLFAYNASKHAVIGMTKVGAVELAEHGIRVNAICPAMTETAMMLDLEIGKNTDEIAALRGHFNAMIPLGRYAAPAEIASVVSFLASDAASFVNGAAIPVDGGLKAQ
- a CDS encoding dienelactone hydrolase, with product MAYVTTPTVHAGQVGEAPELGRTGAFRIGTAVAHYTMPGRSRITSWGAVTGNLQVADRTLPVRIWYPADAATGGAPVHYDHVMKFPGKPPLSLVSQGIAIAGAAPLKGKKFPLVIMSHGYGGWSTQFSNLAEHIASHGYVVASIDHEDMPVEGVSSFLLSFGNVLVDRTLDQRQILAQMLANARDRKSPWLDLVDPQNIGLIGYSMGGYGALATAGASYSFDGDPMAKIPGAAKSQLREATSQPAPIKALVTVSPWGGQPDSRAWNADGLSKIKMPVLMLVGNQDDVVNFKDGVSWLFRNLTGTERHMLVYREARHNIIGNEFRLNPDTQWNAYEFLTEPVWRSERLNAINQHFVTAFLDLTLKGDASKRAYLDVPTVDANAGEWPLSFAEQLNGTMAGAEQPKYWRGFQRRWAAGLEMHRAVAGRPGN